In the Pedobacter cryoconitis genome, TGAAATTGTTACTGTGGATGAATTTATTCACGAATTAGCCAGACAACTTGACTTTCCTGATTATTATAGCAGCAGCCTGGATTCACTGGAAGAGTTACTGAATGATTTAAGCTGGCTGGAAGAAACCCGGTTTGCTATTGTAGTCCGTAATTATTCCTTTTTCTTATGCGAGGAAAAGAACCCGGCCAGAAAGACAAATTTACTGGGTTTATTAAATGATGTAGCTGAACAATGGGACAATGTGCCTAACTATCCCGGAGAAGAAGACTTTAGAAATAAAGCAGCCTTTAACATCTATATAGAAAGAGGAGCTAATGCAGCTGAAGAACTGGAGAAACTAAATATCAACTATAACGAGGTGAAATAGCCAGATAATATTATTTAATACAAAAAGCGGCCCTTTACAGTGCCCCCAAAAAGTTAGACACTTT is a window encoding:
- a CDS encoding barstar family protein; translated protein: MNGFCLFEAGKEKDLIKDNARTVNINGREIVTVDEFIHELARQLDFPDYYSSSLDSLEELLNDLSWLEETRFAIVVRNYSFFLCEEKNPARKTNLLGLLNDVAEQWDNVPNYPGEEDFRNKAAFNIYIERGANAAEELEKLNINYNEVK